The Uruburuella testudinis genome window below encodes:
- the rpmI gene encoding 50S ribosomal protein L35 encodes MPKMKTKSGAKKRFKVLGNGGVKRAHAFKRHILTKKTTKQKRQLRGTSMVNERDMASVSKMLPYA; translated from the coding sequence ATGCCTAAAATGAAAACCAAGTCGGGTGCTAAAAAGCGCTTTAAAGTACTGGGTAACGGTGGTGTGAAGCGCGCTCATGCCTTCAAGCGTCACATTTTGACCAAAAAAACCACCAAGCAAAAACGCCAATTGCGCGGCACCTCTATGGTGAACGAGCGCGATATGGCTTCTGTTTCTAAAATGTTACCCTACGCTTAA
- the pheS gene encoding phenylalanine--tRNA ligase subunit alpha — MENVNRIVAEGIAALEAAADFNTLEQVKARYLGKTGELTGLLKTLGQMSPDERKTIGAHINECKNQFQEALNKQRDALNEAKLKAQLAAEALDVTLPGRGQNEGGLHPVTLTLQRVVELFHGMGFEVADGPEIEDDFHNFQALNIPQNHPARAMQDTFYVENGDVLRTHTSPIQIRYMLDKKNPPIRIIAPGRVYRVDSDATHSPMFHQAEGLWVEEGVTFADLKAVFTDFIRRFFERDDLQVRFRPSFFPFTEPSAEIDIMGDNGKWLEVGGCGMVHPNVLQNVNIDSEKYTGFAFGIGLDRFAMLRYGVNDLRLFFDNDLSFLKQFK; from the coding sequence ATGGAAAATGTAAACCGTATTGTTGCGGAAGGCATTGCGGCTCTTGAGGCGGCAGCCGATTTTAATACGCTGGAGCAAGTTAAAGCCCGCTATCTGGGTAAAACAGGCGAGCTGACCGGGCTGCTGAAAACCTTGGGGCAAATGTCGCCTGATGAACGAAAAACCATCGGTGCCCACATCAATGAATGCAAAAACCAATTTCAAGAAGCATTAAACAAACAGCGTGATGCTTTAAATGAAGCCAAATTGAAAGCCCAATTGGCAGCCGAAGCGCTGGATGTTACCTTGCCCGGGCGCGGCCAAAACGAAGGCGGACTGCACCCGGTAACCCTCACATTGCAACGTGTGGTTGAGCTGTTTCACGGGATGGGCTTCGAGGTGGCCGACGGCCCTGAAATCGAAGATGATTTCCATAATTTCCAAGCCCTGAACATTCCGCAAAACCATCCGGCACGCGCCATGCAGGATACATTTTATGTGGAAAACGGCGATGTATTGCGCACCCATACTTCGCCGATTCAAATCCGCTATATGCTGGACAAAAAAAATCCGCCCATCCGTATTATTGCGCCCGGTCGTGTTTACCGCGTTGACAGCGATGCCACGCATTCGCCGATGTTTCATCAGGCAGAAGGTTTGTGGGTAGAAGAGGGGGTGACTTTTGCCGACTTGAAAGCCGTGTTTACCGATTTTATCCGCCGCTTTTTCGAGCGCGATGATCTGCAAGTGCGCTTCCGCCCGTCGTTCTTTCCGTTTACCGAGCCTTCTGCCGAAATCGACATCATGGGCGATAACGGCAAATGGCTGGAAGTGGGCGGTTGCGGCATGGTTCACCCGAATGTGTTGCAAAATGTAAACATCGATTCTGAGAAATATACCGGTTTTGCATTTGGTATTGGCCTTGACCGCTTTGCCATGTTGCGTTACGGAGTGAACGATTTGCGCCTGTTTTTCGATAATGATTTGAGTTTCTTAAAGCAGTTCAAGTAA
- a CDS encoding integration host factor subunit alpha, translating to MTLTKAELADILVDKVSNVTKNDAKEIVELFFEEIRTTLERGEEIKISGFGNFQLRDKPQRPGRNPKTGEEVPITARRVVTFHASQKLKGMVEHYYDKQR from the coding sequence ATGACTTTGACTAAAGCCGAACTGGCCGATATTCTGGTAGATAAAGTAAGCAACGTAACCAAAAACGATGCCAAAGAAATCGTCGAACTCTTTTTCGAAGAAATCCGAACCACTTTAGAACGCGGTGAAGAAATTAAAATTTCCGGCTTCGGCAATTTTCAGTTGCGCGATAAGCCGCAGCGCCCGGGTCGAAATCCAAAAACCGGAGAAGAAGTGCCGATTACCGCACGCCGAGTGGTGACTTTCCATGCCAGCCAAAAGCTTAAAGGCATGGTGGAGCATTACTATGACAAACAACGTTGA
- the infC gene encoding translation initiation factor IF-3 has translation MFIRSIVIAQEREARINGEITVKEVRLISSSGEQLGVVSVREALAMAEEQDVDLVEISPTAKPPVCKLMDFGKYKYEQAKKRDEAKKKQKQVQIKEIKFRPGTDEGDYNIKMRNITRFLEDGDKVKVTLRFRGREMAHQQLGAQLLERVKEELAEIGTVEQFPKMEGRQMVMMIAPKKK, from the coding sequence ATTTTTATAAGGAGTATTGTCATCGCTCAAGAACGCGAAGCACGTATCAACGGTGAAATCACTGTGAAAGAAGTGCGTTTAATCAGTAGTTCAGGTGAACAGCTTGGTGTGGTATCAGTCCGTGAAGCTCTGGCTATGGCCGAAGAGCAGGATGTTGATTTGGTAGAGATTTCCCCCACTGCCAAGCCGCCTGTGTGCAAACTCATGGATTTTGGCAAATACAAATACGAGCAGGCCAAAAAACGCGACGAAGCTAAGAAAAAGCAAAAGCAGGTGCAAATTAAGGAAATCAAATTCCGCCCGGGTACCGATGAGGGTGATTACAACATCAAAATGCGTAACATCACCCGCTTTTTGGAAGATGGCGACAAAGTGAAGGTAACTTTGCGCTTCCGCGGCCGCGAAATGGCGCACCAGCAGTTGGGTGCCCAGCTTTTGGAGCGTGTGAAAGAAGAGTTGGCTGAAATCGGCACCGTGGAGCAGTTTCCGAAAATGGAAGGGCGCCAAATGGTGATGATGATTGCGCCAAAGAAAAAATAA
- the pheT gene encoding phenylalanine--tRNA ligase subunit beta, producing MQFSYNWLKTQANPNLSADDFAHLLTMAGLEVEEVETAAPAFSGVVVAEVKSVDKHPDADRLNITQVDAGTGEWIQIVCGAPNVKAGIKVPCALPGAVLPGNFKIKPTKMRGQVSNGMLCSTDELGLPDDGVDGLHILPADAPIGQNIRDYLDLDDAVMTLKITPNRADCLSIKGLAREVAALTQCENTPAVFQAASVKSAKTQAVQIDAAADCGRFISRVIEDVDARASTPDWMKQRLARSGVRSISALVDIGNYVMLELGQPMHVFDADKLNGRIIVRRAVNGETLACLNEKNVTLADNTLVVADEKGVLSMAGLMGGEGSAVSDGTQNIVLEAAWFAPEIIAGKSRQYGFGSDSSFRFERGVDWTLQADAIERATQLVLEICGGRAGEKVEAVGNLPAANTVNLRLSRVEKILGVAVSAQQVETILQHLGLNPIAIEGGFKAVSPSFRFDIGIEADLIEEIGRVYGYENIPDDQTSGRLKMLPLPETRQLRIDVYRQMAARGYQEVVSYAFVDEQWEKDFADNADPIRLQNPLAAQLSVMRSTLIGGLVEILQNNLNRKQNRVRIFEVARVFSKASDGLFIQNERIGGLLYGSALPEQWGEKNRNVDFYDIKADVESLLAGKAVQFVKALHPSLHPGRTAEIIFEGRPIGFVGELHPQWLQKYDLPQAALVFEIDMAAVLGKEKTTYHAVSKFQPVRRDLAFVMPEEMSHDALLLSLRHASGKLVREISVFDVYRGAGLPEGAKSMAVKVILQDSEATLTDETVEALMDKLIKAAESAGAQLRQ from the coding sequence ATGCAATTTTCTTACAATTGGCTGAAAACCCAGGCCAATCCGAATCTTTCTGCCGATGACTTCGCGCACCTGCTTACCATGGCGGGCTTGGAAGTTGAAGAAGTGGAAACTGCAGCGCCTGCATTCAGTGGTGTTGTTGTGGCCGAAGTAAAATCGGTAGACAAACACCCGGATGCCGACCGCTTGAATATTACCCAAGTTGATGCGGGCACAGGCGAGTGGATTCAAATTGTTTGCGGGGCGCCGAATGTGAAAGCAGGCATTAAAGTGCCGTGTGCTTTACCGGGTGCGGTGTTGCCGGGTAATTTCAAAATCAAACCTACCAAAATGCGTGGTCAGGTTTCCAACGGCATGCTGTGTTCGACCGATGAGCTGGGCCTGCCGGACGATGGTGTAGACGGCTTGCATATTCTGCCCGCCGATGCGCCTATCGGTCAAAATATCCGTGATTACCTGGATTTGGATGACGCGGTGATGACTTTGAAAATCACGCCCAACCGTGCCGACTGTCTCAGCATCAAAGGGCTGGCTCGTGAAGTTGCTGCTCTGACCCAATGTGAAAATACGCCGGCAGTGTTTCAGGCGGCCTCAGTAAAAAGTGCGAAAACCCAGGCTGTGCAGATTGATGCTGCTGCCGATTGCGGCCGTTTTATCAGCCGCGTGATTGAAGACGTTGATGCCCGTGCCTCCACACCCGATTGGATGAAGCAGCGTTTGGCACGCAGCGGAGTCCGTTCGATTTCTGCATTGGTCGATATCGGCAATTATGTGATGCTGGAGCTGGGGCAGCCGATGCACGTATTTGATGCAGACAAGCTCAATGGCCGTATCATCGTGCGCCGTGCGGTGAATGGTGAAACATTGGCTTGTTTGAATGAAAAAAACGTTACCTTGGCTGACAATACGTTGGTGGTTGCCGATGAAAAAGGTGTGTTGAGCATGGCCGGTTTGATGGGCGGTGAAGGCAGCGCAGTTTCAGACGGCACCCAAAATATTGTGTTGGAAGCCGCTTGGTTCGCCCCCGAAATTATTGCCGGAAAATCACGCCAATACGGGTTCGGTTCAGACTCTTCATTCCGCTTCGAGCGCGGTGTGGATTGGACTTTGCAGGCAGATGCGATTGAGCGCGCCACTCAATTGGTATTGGAAATCTGTGGCGGCCGGGCCGGTGAAAAAGTTGAAGCAGTGGGTAACCTGCCTGCCGCCAATACCGTCAACCTGCGCTTGAGCCGTGTCGAAAAAATATTGGGCGTGGCCGTGTCTGCCCAACAAGTGGAAACCATTTTACAGCATCTCGGCCTCAATCCCATAGCCATCGAAGGCGGCTTTAAAGCAGTCTCGCCCAGTTTCCGTTTCGATATCGGCATCGAAGCCGACTTGATCGAAGAAATCGGCCGCGTGTATGGTTATGAGAATATTCCTGACGACCAAACTTCAGGCCGTCTGAAAATGTTGCCCCTGCCCGAAACCCGACAGCTCCGTATCGATGTATATCGTCAAATGGCAGCGCGCGGTTATCAAGAAGTGGTGAGCTATGCGTTTGTAGACGAGCAGTGGGAAAAAGATTTTGCCGACAATGCTGACCCCATCCGCTTGCAAAACCCATTGGCTGCGCAATTGAGCGTGATGCGCTCCACTTTGATTGGCGGTTTGGTAGAAATTTTACAAAACAACCTCAACCGCAAACAAAACCGAGTACGCATATTTGAAGTTGCACGTGTTTTCAGCAAAGCTTCAGACGGCCTGTTTATTCAAAACGAGCGGATCGGCGGTTTGCTGTATGGCTCCGCTTTGCCGGAGCAATGGGGCGAAAAAAACCGCAATGTTGATTTTTACGATATCAAAGCCGATGTGGAATCTTTATTGGCGGGTAAGGCGGTGCAGTTTGTCAAAGCCCTACATCCTTCTCTGCATCCGGGGCGTACTGCCGAAATCATATTTGAAGGCCGCCCCATCGGTTTTGTTGGCGAGCTGCATCCGCAATGGCTGCAAAAATATGATTTGCCGCAAGCCGCTTTGGTATTTGAAATCGACATGGCTGCTGTGCTCGGCAAGGAAAAAACAACTTATCATGCCGTATCCAAGTTCCAGCCTGTGCGCCGCGATTTAGCTTTTGTGATGCCGGAAGAAATGAGCCATGATGCATTGCTCTTATCATTACGCCATGCGTCAGGCAAACTGGTGCGGGAAATTTCCGTATTTGATGTTTATCGCGGTGCCGGCCTGCCGGAAGGTGCGAAAAGTATGGCGGTAAAAGTGATTCTGCAAGACAGTGAAGCCACGCTTACCGATGAAACGGTCGAAGCTTTAATGGATAAACTCATTAAAGCGGCCGAAAGTGCAGGCGCGCAATTGCGCCAATAA
- the rplT gene encoding 50S ribosomal protein L20: MPRVKRGVTARARHKKVLALAKGYRGRRKNVYRVAKQAVMKAGQYAYRDRRQRKRQFRQLWIVRINAGARENGLSYSKFMNGLKKAAIEIDRKVLADLAVFDKAAFAQLVEKAKTALA, translated from the coding sequence ATGCCACGCGTAAAACGCGGTGTAACCGCACGTGCCCGTCACAAAAAAGTATTAGCGTTAGCCAAAGGCTATCGTGGTCGCCGTAAAAACGTCTATCGTGTTGCCAAACAGGCGGTGATGAAAGCCGGTCAGTATGCTTATCGCGACCGTCGTCAACGCAAACGTCAATTCCGCCAATTGTGGATCGTGCGTATCAATGCAGGTGCCCGTGAAAACGGTTTGTCTTACAGCAAATTCATGAACGGTCTGAAAAAAGCCGCGATTGAAATCGACCGTAAAGTATTGGCTGATTTGGCAGTGTTTGACAAAGCCGCCTTTGCCCAATTGGTTGAAAAAGCAAAAACTGCTTTGGCTTAA